Proteins encoded together in one Caloramator mitchellensis window:
- a CDS encoding DMT family transporter: MKKAVFSILFAAFVFSTLEVAGKLISGQLNAFQVTFVRFFIGAIVLLPFAIRDMKKRELVLKKDDFVFLLIEGILCIPVSMALLQLSVYFTKASTAAVVMSTNPIFMIVFSYFILNERINKRTAVSIFISFAGVLFIFNPLKLSYDIKGMLIALAAAVTFSLYSVLSKKRISVYGGYIFNFFSFLFGDVVLLILLLIFRVPILNGITIKNIPVLIYMGIFITGLGYIFYLYAIEKMSAAISSFVFLIKPAIAPLLSVLILKEQISSNVILGIMLIILGTIFAFGDKMRWLYNKH, from the coding sequence ATGAAGAAGGCTGTTTTTAGTATTTTGTTTGCCGCGTTTGTTTTTAGCACCCTTGAGGTTGCAGGAAAATTAATTTCAGGTCAGCTTAATGCATTTCAGGTTACATTTGTAAGATTCTTTATAGGAGCTATCGTGCTATTACCATTTGCAATAAGGGATATGAAAAAAAGAGAACTTGTTTTGAAAAAGGATGATTTTGTATTCCTATTAATAGAAGGAATACTCTGTATTCCTGTTTCAATGGCTCTTTTGCAACTCTCGGTTTATTTTACAAAGGCCTCAACTGCGGCTGTTGTGATGAGCACAAACCCTATTTTTATGATTGTTTTTTCATATTTTATATTAAATGAAAGGATAAATAAAAGAACTGCAGTTTCAATTTTCATAAGTTTTGCTGGAGTGCTTTTTATTTTTAATCCGCTTAAACTGAGCTATGATATAAAGGGAATGTTAATTGCCCTTGCTGCCGCTGTTACATTTTCATTGTACAGTGTTCTTAGCAAAAAGAGAATTTCCGTATATGGTGGATATATTTTTAATTTTTTCAGCTTCCTTTTTGGAGATGTGGTGCTATTAATATTGCTTTTAATTTTCAGGGTGCCGATACTTAATGGTATTACAATAAAAAACATTCCTGTTTTAATTTATATGGGTATATTCATAACAGGGCTTGGGTATATTTTTTATCTTTATGCTATTGAAAAAATGTCAGCAGCAATTTCATCCTTTGTATTTTTAATAAAGCCAGCAATTGCACCACTTCTTTCTGTTTTAATTCTAAAAGAGCAAATTTCATCTAATGTTATTCTGGGGATAATGTTGATAATTCTTGGAACAATTTTTGCATTTGGGGATAAAATGAGGTGGCTTTATAACAAACATTGA
- a CDS encoding DUF401 family protein, which yields MTYFAIILIILLNIYLFKKNINVGIIMLINALFIAVLTKMPVNLIYKSIYVGAFSEKTIDLLFSLVAIMIIENMMRTSGMISKMVESLKILINNKLFSAIALPATLGLLPSPGGARFSCPMVEEVTGDEISGLNKAYINYWFRHMWLDGFVLYPGVILAAKLIDVSVISLFFHLIVFIIIYALVGVFMVREKMTSHVEHSKSEKKIAIIEFLIGIFPVAFMIITYIALLNYTKYALNISAIMTILILVLYKRISMERFKEVLKEAFNGKYIVIILGVMIFKEFLTNSGLVAEFSKAVTEYNIPKEVLFVIIPLISNFFFGVTVTFVSLTFPILISFGVDQNIWYAVAAFVSGFIGGMITPVHLCSVMTAEYFGIKVDKLLIKIAASAAFVLAGVIGLLIIL from the coding sequence ATGACTTACTTTGCAATTATATTGATTATTTTATTAAACATTTATCTTTTCAAGAAAAACATAAATGTTGGAATCATAATGCTCATAAATGCACTATTTATTGCGGTATTAACAAAAATGCCTGTTAATTTAATTTATAAATCCATTTATGTAGGTGCTTTTTCTGAAAAGACTATTGACCTTTTGTTTTCACTGGTTGCCATAATGATAATTGAAAACATGATGAGAACAAGCGGCATGATTAGCAAGATGGTTGAGAGTCTTAAGATTTTGATAAATAATAAGCTTTTTTCTGCAATTGCACTTCCAGCTACACTTGGACTTTTGCCATCTCCAGGTGGTGCAAGGTTTTCCTGTCCAATGGTTGAGGAGGTTACAGGGGATGAGATTTCAGGTCTTAATAAGGCATATATAAACTATTGGTTCAGACATATGTGGCTGGATGGATTTGTTCTTTATCCTGGAGTAATACTTGCTGCAAAGCTAATCGATGTTTCTGTAATAAGCCTGTTTTTTCATCTAATAGTTTTCATTATTATATATGCCCTTGTTGGTGTATTTATGGTAAGGGAAAAGATGACAAGTCATGTTGAACATAGCAAGTCTGAAAAAAAGATAGCCATAATAGAATTTTTAATAGGCATATTTCCAGTTGCATTTATGATTATAACCTATATTGCTCTATTGAATTACACGAAATACGCCCTAAACATATCAGCTATAATGACAATATTGATTTTAGTATTATACAAAAGGATTAGCATGGAGAGATTTAAGGAAGTCTTAAAAGAGGCATTCAATGGTAAATATATTGTAATAATCCTGGGAGTTATGATATTTAAGGAGTTTTTGACCAATTCAGGTTTAGTTGCTGAATTTTCAAAGGCTGTTACGGAATATAATATTCCTAAGGAAGTTTTGTTTGTTATCATTCCTTTGATTTCGAATTTCTTTTTTGGCGTTACAGTAACATTTGTTTCGCTTACATTTCCAATTTTGATTTCCTTTGGGGTAGACCAAAATATATGGTATGCCGTTGCAGCCTTTGTTTCGGGATTTATAGGTGGAATGATAACACCCGTTCACCTTTGCAGCGTAATGACTGCTGAATATTTTGGCATAAAGGTAGACAAACTACTTATTAAGATTGCAGCATCGGCGGCGTTTGTCCTTGCAGGGGTTATAGGATTGCTGATTATATTATAA